A stretch of Gymnodinialimonas phycosphaerae DNA encodes these proteins:
- a CDS encoding lamin tail domain-containing protein has product MLLGGIVINEILVDPNGAMNFDTDGNGTADAMDEYVELYNDSSSAIDISGLELRDAGVGNWFTFPPGTILQPGAHAMVMSGVQSGGSLPTGGTDDLFFDAGRGSPLINNGGDNVILYDPTNDEYIQATFNGDAQDDPTLGAGGYSGFSATAAKVGTGEDFGNDTDGQSLQRDATERIPLSMGHPRRGPRTSVSRAARTLPCPTANEWWKSFPSVIWY; this is encoded by the coding sequence ATGCTGCTTGGTGGCATTGTTATCAATGAGATTCTCGTTGATCCCAATGGCGCCATGAATTTCGACACGGACGGCAATGGTACGGCCGACGCGATGGATGAATACGTCGAGCTTTACAACGATTCCAGCAGCGCGATCGATATCTCCGGCCTCGAGTTGCGGGACGCTGGTGTTGGCAATTGGTTCACGTTTCCACCAGGCACAATCTTGCAGCCCGGCGCCCATGCAATGGTCATGTCGGGTGTTCAATCCGGCGGATCCCTTCCTACTGGCGGCACGGACGACCTGTTTTTTGATGCCGGACGCGGATCGCCGCTGATCAACAACGGCGGCGACAATGTCATCCTCTATGACCCCACCAATGACGAGTACATTCAGGCCACCTTCAATGGCGATGCGCAGGACGACCCAACCCTTGGGGCGGGCGGCTACAGTGGTTTCAGTGCCACTGCGGCAAAGGTCGGCACGGGTGAGGATTTCGGCAACGACACCGACGGGCAATCCCTTCAGCGTGACGCGACGGAGCGGATACCTTTGTCGATGGGGCACCCACGCCGGGGACCACGAACATCTGTTTCGCGGGCGGCACGTACCTTGCCATGCCCGACGGCGAACGAGTGGTGGAAGAGCTTTCCGTCGGTGATCTGGTACTGA
- the rsgA gene encoding ribosome small subunit-dependent GTPase A: protein MRILTLSLADLGWTQRHIAQLTDEDAGATPARVNKVSRTRITALSGDGLLRLVTQGDESTGAYVTGDWVLADAQAGLVLRRLERDTLLTRRAAGSGMETQLIAANVDTLGIVTSCNADFNVARLERYLAMAASAGCLPLIILTKPDMTDDPREYERRAEALSPIASAIALNAKADDAAEVLKPWSKDGQTLALVGSSGVGKTTLANALTGATEATAGIREDDAKGRHTTTSRGLARTIFGGWLIDTPGMRALRLNDAADGIGAVFADIEELAETCKFRDCLHASEPGCAVQAAVAAGELEADRVKRFMKLVKEDEINQEAIHERRAREKDFKKMVKTAMSASKHKRGKK, encoded by the coding sequence ATGCGCATCTTGACCCTCTCCCTTGCCGACCTCGGCTGGACCCAGCGGCACATTGCGCAGCTGACCGATGAAGACGCAGGCGCCACGCCTGCACGCGTCAACAAGGTCTCTCGCACCCGTATCACCGCGCTGTCTGGCGATGGCCTTCTGCGGCTTGTCACCCAAGGGGACGAGAGCACGGGCGCGTATGTCACCGGCGATTGGGTTCTAGCCGATGCGCAGGCGGGCCTGGTGCTTCGACGCTTGGAGCGGGACACTTTGCTGACTCGCCGCGCCGCGGGCTCGGGGATGGAGACGCAACTGATCGCGGCCAATGTCGACACGCTCGGCATCGTCACTTCATGCAATGCGGACTTCAACGTCGCGCGGCTGGAGCGCTATCTGGCAATGGCCGCGTCTGCTGGATGCCTGCCGCTGATTATCCTGACGAAACCCGACATGACCGATGACCCCCGCGAGTATGAGCGGCGGGCTGAAGCCCTGTCGCCAATTGCCTCTGCCATTGCGCTGAACGCCAAGGCAGATGATGCGGCAGAGGTGTTGAAGCCATGGTCCAAGGACGGACAGACCCTTGCCTTGGTTGGGTCTTCCGGCGTCGGCAAGACCACTTTGGCCAATGCCCTGACCGGTGCGACCGAGGCCACGGCAGGCATCCGCGAGGATGACGCCAAGGGCCGTCACACGACCACATCGCGCGGGCTGGCGCGGACGATCTTCGGCGGCTGGTTGATCGACACGCCGGGCATGCGCGCGTTGCGTCTGAATGACGCCGCCGACGGCATCGGCGCGGTATTCGCCGATATCGAGGAATTGGCCGAGACCTGCAAATTTCGCGATTGCCTCCACGCGTCCGAGCCGGGCTGCGCCGTGCAAGCCGCCGTTGCCGCAGGTGAACTGGAGGCCGACCGCGTGAAACGATTCATGAAGCTGGTCAAAGAGGATGAGATCAACCAAGAAGCCATCCACGAACGGCGCGCGCGCGAAAAGGACTTCAAGAAAATGGTGAAGACCGCGATGTCCGCGTCCAAGCACAAGCGTGGGAAGAAGTAG
- a CDS encoding DUF6404 family protein, whose protein sequence is MDDSYEDRLARALAELDASSISALNYAPPLFRIARRLGLRPRPPHYMSFRRAVLLLGPAFGVLWGAMMWLLQWQNAEVPTVVVLLASLLAGALFGLAMAGYYRWAGSQAGLSKWEDL, encoded by the coding sequence ATGGACGACAGCTACGAAGATAGGCTCGCGCGCGCGTTAGCCGAGTTGGATGCCTCCTCCATCAGTGCCCTCAACTACGCGCCGCCCCTGTTCCGCATTGCGCGCCGGTTGGGCCTGCGCCCGCGCCCACCCCATTACATGAGCTTCCGCCGGGCGGTCCTGCTTCTGGGCCCTGCCTTTGGCGTGCTCTGGGGTGCGATGATGTGGCTTCTTCAATGGCAGAACGCCGAGGTGCCCACGGTTGTGGTCCTGCTTGCGTCCCTCCTTGCGGGGGCGTTGTTTGGCTTGGCGATGGCGGGATATTACCGCTGGGCCGGGTCACAAGCTGGCTTGTCGAAGTGGGAAGATCTCTAG
- a CDS encoding ankyrin repeat domain-containing protein, with the protein MTIDQLRRDATVLKRAYSGQHPDALLRVAAHRPRPDGVALKHADFLHVIARERGFASWPHLKVSVETQGMDRAQRQQRLALALKNRQDHVVRQMLDTDPSLPEGNLALSLLIYDRAAVAQMIVEDPSRATAPAPLIPPLTVLAQSTAIHLFPDREGEMLAIADLLLANGADVNHGVPEEDGHALSTLYFAMGHANNMALSEWLLDHGADPNDGESLYHATELGHHGGLRLLLAHGADPRGSNALLRAMDFHDVDAVQMLLDAGARADDFNPEEVGGEAPWTVPALHQAARRMSPPEMVTLLLDNGADPQRIYDGVTPYAYARIFGNTALAQQLEAAGHATPLTEVEALLAEVADGVVPEGRYIDPAKLPPAARNIIRDILHLPGKLPHVQRLVAVGVEYDRPDASGVTPVQAAGWSGLPDVMATFLHLKPDLAHINSYGGTLFSTILHGAENNPDREGRDYIACLRLALEHGVALPRAVPDRVGDPEIAAFLRDWAEAKPGQVVENGPV; encoded by the coding sequence ATGACAATCGACCAACTTCGCCGTGATGCCACGGTGCTCAAGAGGGCGTACTCAGGGCAACATCCCGACGCTCTCTTGCGCGTGGCGGCGCACCGGCCCCGGCCGGACGGCGTGGCCTTGAAACACGCTGATTTCCTCCATGTGATCGCCCGCGAGCGCGGCTTTGCCTCTTGGCCACACCTGAAAGTGTCGGTCGAGACCCAGGGCATGGACCGCGCGCAGCGGCAGCAGCGTTTGGCGCTGGCCCTGAAGAACCGGCAGGATCATGTCGTACGACAGATGTTGGATACGGATCCGAGCTTGCCCGAGGGCAACCTTGCGCTGTCTTTGCTGATCTATGACCGCGCCGCCGTGGCGCAGATGATTGTGGAGGATCCGTCACGCGCCACGGCGCCTGCGCCGTTGATCCCACCCCTGACGGTCTTGGCGCAATCCACGGCGATCCACCTGTTCCCGGACCGCGAGGGTGAGATGCTGGCAATCGCCGATCTCTTGCTTGCCAACGGCGCGGATGTGAACCATGGGGTGCCGGAAGAAGACGGTCACGCCCTGTCGACCCTTTATTTTGCAATGGGCCACGCCAACAACATGGCGCTGTCGGAATGGCTGCTGGATCACGGCGCGGACCCGAACGATGGCGAGTCCCTCTACCATGCGACGGAGCTTGGGCATCACGGGGGCTTGCGGCTTTTGCTGGCCCACGGCGCTGACCCCAGGGGCAGCAATGCGCTGCTGCGGGCGATGGATTTCCACGATGTGGACGCCGTGCAGATGCTGCTGGATGCGGGCGCGCGGGCCGATGACTTCAACCCCGAGGAAGTCGGTGGCGAGGCCCCTTGGACTGTACCCGCCCTGCATCAGGCCGCCCGCCGCATGTCGCCGCCCGAGATGGTGACGCTTCTGCTGGACAACGGCGCTGATCCCCAGCGGATTTATGATGGGGTCACGCCCTACGCCTATGCGCGGATCTTCGGGAACACCGCCCTCGCGCAGCAGCTGGAGGCGGCGGGCCATGCCACTCCTCTGACGGAAGTCGAGGCGCTTCTGGCAGAGGTCGCTGACGGGGTAGTACCGGAAGGACGCTATATCGATCCCGCCAAGCTGCCGCCCGCCGCCCGCAACATCATCCGCGATATCCTGCATCTGCCGGGGAAGCTGCCTCATGTGCAGCGTCTGGTTGCAGTGGGGGTGGAATATGACCGCCCCGACGCTTCCGGCGTGACCCCGGTGCAGGCCGCAGGCTGGAGCGGTCTGCCCGACGTGATGGCGACATTTTTGCACCTGAAGCCGGATTTGGCGCATATCAACAGCTATGGCGGCACCCTTTTTTCAACCATTCTCCATGGGGCCGAGAACAACCCCGATCGCGAGGGCCGGGACTACATCGCTTGTTTGCGTTTGGCGCTGGAACATGGCGTGGCCTTGCCTCGCGCCGTACCGGATCGGGTCGGCGACCCGGAGATTGCGGCGTTCCTGCGTGATTGGGCCGAGGCCAAACCGGGCCAGGTGGTGGAGAACGGCCCCGTTTGA